In Flavobacterium sp. CS20, a single window of DNA contains:
- a CDS encoding FixH family protein: protein MKLNWGTSIVIAMVLFISFIMYMVITMTTQKAYDHDLVVDEYYKKEMTFNDKLQKIENGKLYASEIKFTANQGGLLLNFPKELQDIEKIDVYGYRASDKDLDFNSSIKLNSQGETLVNRPLDRGLWEFTLAFSHGGKEYLITKSFNIQ from the coding sequence ATGAAACTGAATTGGGGAACATCTATTGTTATTGCTATGGTACTATTTATAAGCTTTATTATGTATATGGTTATTACTATGACGACACAAAAAGCCTATGATCATGACTTGGTTGTTGATGAATATTATAAAAAAGAAATGACATTCAATGACAAGTTGCAAAAAATAGAAAATGGTAAATTGTACGCATCTGAAATTAAATTTACAGCTAATCAAGGAGGCTTACTACTTAATTTTCCAAAAGAATTACAAGATATAGAAAAAATTGATGTTTATGGCTATCGTGCTTCCGATAAAGATTTAGATTTCAATAGCTCAATAAAACTGAATAGCCAAGGAGAAACTTTAGTCAATCGACCATTAGATAGAGGTTTATGGGAGTTTACCTTAGCTTTTTCTCACGGTGGTAAAGAATATCTTATCACAAAATCTTTTAATATTCAATAA
- a CDS encoding sulfite exporter TauE/SafE family protein: MLWSAFILGLVGSLHCVGMCGPIAFMLPVSHDQPLKKGFQIGLYHLGRISAYAIIGLVFGLVGQGFIAFGYQQHISIAVGVLMIILVLIPQSYIKPLGIFRPFFRFINSIKSELGKALHKKSYDTFYSLGFLNGFLPCGLVYMAVVGAFATEGFGGSVLYMALFGLGIIPMMTSVVYAQSFIKKHLRFNYKKLIPIAVVIVGVLFILRGMGLGIKYISPKLDPQTEQVEANIECH; this comes from the coding sequence ATGTTGTGGTCGGCTTTTATATTAGGTTTGGTTGGGAGTTTGCACTGTGTAGGGATGTGTGGACCAATAGCCTTTATGTTGCCTGTTAGCCATGATCAACCCTTAAAAAAAGGCTTTCAAATCGGTTTATATCATCTTGGGCGAATTTCTGCTTATGCCATTATTGGTTTGGTTTTTGGGCTTGTTGGTCAAGGTTTTATCGCTTTTGGTTATCAACAACATATTTCAATTGCAGTTGGGGTTTTAATGATTATTTTGGTTTTGATTCCACAATCTTATATCAAGCCACTTGGAATTTTTAGACCTTTTTTTAGATTTATCAATAGCATTAAATCTGAATTAGGAAAAGCTTTGCACAAAAAATCTTACGATACTTTTTATAGTCTTGGCTTTCTTAATGGTTTTTTGCCCTGCGGGTTGGTTTATATGGCTGTAGTTGGTGCTTTCGCCACCGAAGGTTTTGGTGGTAGTGTGCTCTATATGGCTTTGTTTGGACTCGGCATAATTCCCATGATGACAAGCGTGGTTTACGCTCAATCTTTCATCAAAAAGCATTTACGATTTAATTATAAAAAGCTGATTCCTATAGCTGTGGTGATTGTTGGTGTTTTGTTTATTCTACGTGGTATGGGTTTAGGAATCAAATACATTTCGCCAAAACTTGACCCGCAAACTGAGCAAGTTGAAGCTAACATAGAGTGTCATTAG
- a CDS encoding 4a-hydroxytetrahydrobiopterin dehydratase, which yields MKKLNNEQIEKKLEHFPNWSYEDDAIHISFEFEDFKNAFTAMTRIAFEAERLQHHPTWSNTYNSVNISLSTHDADGVTEKDFELAEAIETVLGQ from the coding sequence ATGAAAAAATTAAACAACGAACAAATTGAAAAGAAGTTAGAACATTTCCCAAACTGGTCTTATGAAGACGATGCTATTCACATCAGTTTTGAGTTTGAGGATTTTAAAAATGCTTTTACGGCGATGACGCGTATTGCCTTTGAAGCTGAACGCCTTCAACATCACCCAACTTGGTCTAATACCTATAATTCTGTCAATATTTCACTGTCAACACATGATGCTGATGGCGTTACTGAAAAAGATTTTGAATTAGCTGAAGCGATTGAAACGGTGTTAGGGCAATGA
- a CDS encoding NAD-dependent succinate-semialdehyde dehydrogenase, giving the protein MAFQTQNPYTSETLNHFNPLNLSDIKNHITKAHQRFLKSKLKNPKHREEKMRGLAELLKQNKTKLAKQITLEMGKPIAEAVAEIEKCAWVCEFYAKNASSLLTTKTIKTDAKQSYVLKEPIGVILAIMPWNYPFWQVFRVIAPNLMLGNSVLIKHAPNVLGCGEMIQKLVEDAGFESHSVTHLIVEVDQIKKIINHNLIKGVTLTGSTKAGSIVASQAGKAIKKSVLELGGNNALVVFEDADLDKAAEICVKARFQNTGQSCIAGKRLLVHNTIYDKFLEKIKIHIQNLNIGNPLDETIDISVLARKDIAENLKSQLDKSVEMGAKIILGGQQDNTFFEPTLVENVSVDMPIFNEETFSPLLAVTSFKTEEEAIQLINHSNYGLGVSLFTKDNSKYKRLIPQIEDGAVFVNSLVKSDPRLPFGGTKHSGYGRELGHEGILEFANIKTVYIQ; this is encoded by the coding sequence ATGGCTTTTCAAACTCAAAATCCTTATACATCAGAAACTTTAAATCACTTTAACCCTTTAAATCTAAGTGATATAAAAAACCATATCACCAAAGCTCATCAAAGGTTTTTAAAATCTAAGCTCAAGAACCCAAAACATAGAGAAGAAAAAATGCGAGGTTTGGCTGAATTACTCAAACAAAACAAGACCAAATTAGCCAAGCAAATCACTTTAGAAATGGGGAAACCAATAGCTGAAGCTGTAGCCGAAATTGAAAAATGTGCTTGGGTATGCGAGTTTTATGCTAAAAATGCTTCATCGTTATTAACAACAAAAACCATTAAAACCGACGCCAAACAATCTTACGTCTTAAAAGAACCCATAGGTGTGATTCTTGCTATAATGCCGTGGAATTATCCGTTTTGGCAAGTTTTCAGGGTCATTGCCCCAAATCTTATGTTGGGCAATAGTGTTTTAATCAAACATGCACCAAATGTTCTCGGTTGCGGTGAAATGATTCAAAAACTTGTTGAAGACGCTGGTTTTGAATCACATTCAGTCACTCATCTTATAGTTGAAGTTGACCAAATTAAAAAAATCATCAATCATAATTTGATTAAAGGAGTTACTTTAACTGGCAGCACCAAAGCTGGTAGCATAGTGGCAAGTCAAGCTGGAAAAGCCATTAAAAAAAGTGTTTTAGAACTCGGTGGCAACAATGCACTAGTGGTGTTTGAAGATGCTGATTTAGATAAAGCAGCTGAAATATGTGTAAAAGCCCGTTTTCAAAACACAGGTCAAAGTTGTATTGCGGGCAAACGGCTTTTGGTTCACAATACTATTTATGATAAATTTTTAGAAAAAATTAAAATCCATATCCAAAATCTAAATATTGGAAATCCACTTGACGAAACAATAGATATCAGCGTTTTAGCGAGAAAAGATATAGCAGAAAACTTAAAGTCTCAACTTGATAAATCAGTTGAAATGGGTGCTAAAATCATCTTAGGCGGTCAACAAGACAATACTTTTTTTGAGCCTACTTTAGTTGAAAATGTATCTGTTGATATGCCGATTTTTAATGAAGAAACTTTTAGTCCTTTATTGGCTGTAACAAGTTTTAAAACTGAAGAAGAAGCTATTCAACTCATCAATCATTCAAATTATGGTCTTGGCGTAAGTCTGTTTACAAAAGATAATTCTAAGTATAAACGACTCATTCCACAAATTGAAGACGGTGCTGTTTTTGTCAATTCACTGGTTAAAAGTGATCCTCGACTGCCTTTTGGCGGAACAAAACATTCAGGCTATGGTCGCGAATTGGGTCACGAAGGTATTTTAGAATTTGCTAATATTAAAACGGTTTATATTCAATAA
- a CDS encoding Lrp/AsnC family transcriptional regulator: protein MTKIDERDKQILMLLQTDANQTTKQIVAKIKLSQTAVYERIKRLEREKLITNYVALLDLDKVEKAFTTFCMVKLVNHTKKSLVHFEKDISTLDEITECYHISGEYDYLLKVNVKNIKAYRQFMVEKLTSIPFISSTQSAFNINTVKYSTAISLT, encoded by the coding sequence ATGACAAAAATTGACGAAAGAGATAAGCAGATTTTAATGTTGCTTCAAACCGATGCCAACCAGACGACAAAACAGATTGTCGCTAAAATAAAACTCTCACAAACAGCAGTTTATGAACGCATAAAACGTTTAGAACGAGAAAAACTCATCACCAACTATGTGGCTCTTTTAGATTTAGATAAAGTGGAAAAAGCCTTTACAACTTTCTGTATGGTAAAATTGGTCAACCACACCAAAAAGAGTTTAGTTCATTTTGAAAAAGATATTTCAACCTTAGATGAAATCACTGAATGTTATCATATTAGTGGTGAATATGATTACTTGCTTAAAGTAAATGTTAAAAACATTAAAGCCTACAGACAGTTTATGGTAGAAAAACTAACGTCTATTCCTTTTATCAGTAGCACTCAAAGTGCATTCAATATCAATACAGTTAAATACAGCACTGCGATTTCTTTGACATAA